The genomic DNA CGGAAAGGGCGCCGCGAGCGCTCGGCGTTCGCCGACGTGTTCGAGGCCGCCGAGCGGCGGGAGTTCGATACGCTCGTGTTCTGGAGCCTCGACCGGTTCAGCCGCGAGGGCATCCGCAAGACGGTCGCCTACCTCCAGCAGCTCGAAGCGCTCGGCGTCCGGTTTCGGTCTTACACCGAGCCGTACCTCTCGACTGAGAACGAGTTGGTGTCCCACGTGCTCCTCGGGGTGCTGAGTTACTTCGCCGAGTACGAGGCCCAGAAGATCAGCCGACGCACCATCGCCGGATTAGAGCGGGCGCGGGCCGAGGGAAAGGTGCTCGGGCGGCCGTCGACGTTCGACGAGCACCGGGGCACACTCGAAGAGATGCTCGACGGGGGCGTGGCGAAGGCGGAGATGGCGCGGCGGACGGGGCTCGCCTACAACACGGTCAAGGGTCACCTCCGGCGGATCGAGACCGAGCGGGCGGAGACCGATGGCTCAGCCTAACCGAGGCTCACGCCGCCTCTACCGTACAGTACCGTCCCAATGAATGTCAGACCCCGCCCCCAACAGCACGCGGGCAGGATTCGACGGCGCGAAGCGGCGCGAGATCTCCTGAGTCCACACCACGCGATGCTGTGGTGGAGCACAGGAGTCGGCTGACCGCCTCGAACCACACCGAGGCCAACCGGCGCGGTTCCGTCCGCTGGCACGGGAGTACGAGCGCTTGACTGAGACGCTGGCGGGGCTGCATTTCCCATCGTCCTGCCGTCGTCTCGTCAAGTGTCGCGAGCACGTCCTCTTC from Rubricoccus marinus includes the following:
- a CDS encoding recombinase family protein — translated: MPPDPTPPKKRAALYLRVSKRDGDQTEENQRLQLHRFLEQEGYDLARRDGTLREFVDRESGRKGRRERSAFADVFEAAERREFDTLVFWSLDRFSREGIRKTVAYLQQLEALGVRFRSYTEPYLSTENELVSHVLLGVLSYFAEYEAQKISRRTIAGLERARAEGKVLGRPSTFDEHRGTLEEMLDGGVAKAEMARRTGLAYNTVKGHLRRIETERAETDGSA